Proteins encoded within one genomic window of Bdellovibrionales bacterium CG10_big_fil_rev_8_21_14_0_10_45_34:
- the fliQ gene encoding flagellar biosynthetic protein FliQ: MDETMIIELGTQAMKTATLVAGPMLAAALIIGLGVSVMQAVTQINEATLTFIPKILVVALVLILMGPWMLDVLKSFTQDLFLGMVDLVRQ, from the coding sequence TTGGACGAGACGATGATAATAGAGCTTGGTACTCAGGCTATGAAAACGGCAACTTTGGTGGCGGGGCCTATGCTGGCTGCAGCCCTTATTATAGGCTTGGGTGTGAGTGTTATGCAGGCGGTAACCCAAATTAACGAAGCGACTCTCACATTTATACCAAAGATACTTGTTGTTGCGCTTGTGCTCATCTTGATGGGGCCTTGGATGCTCGACGTTTTGAAGTCGTTCACACAAGATCTCTTTCTCGGCATGGTGGATTTAGTTAGACAATAG
- the fliP gene encoding flagellar biosynthetic protein FliP produces MTIPSVNLGFQNTSDPNEVVNVIKILTVLTILALAPAILIMMTSFTRIIVVFSFLRQAMGVQQMPPNQLLIGLALFLSFFIMAPVFETINKEALQPYLAGSLGQEAALDAAGKPLRSFMFRQTRDQDLQLFIGLSKSPAPKTRADVSTTVLIPAFVISELKTAFQIGFIIYLPFLVIDMVVASVLMAMGMMMLPPVVVSLPFKIMLFVLVDGWSLIVGSMVKSFG; encoded by the coding sequence ATGACAATTCCTTCGGTTAACCTCGGTTTTCAAAACACTAGTGATCCCAATGAAGTTGTAAATGTAATTAAAATTCTTACCGTATTAACCATTCTTGCTCTCGCGCCCGCTATACTAATAATGATGACGAGCTTTACGAGAATTATAGTTGTGTTCTCGTTTCTGCGTCAGGCCATGGGCGTTCAGCAAATGCCACCCAATCAACTTCTGATAGGGTTAGCACTTTTTCTCTCATTTTTCATAATGGCACCTGTTTTTGAAACAATTAATAAAGAAGCTCTCCAGCCCTACCTCGCCGGCTCTCTGGGGCAAGAGGCGGCGCTAGACGCCGCTGGAAAACCACTTCGGTCTTTCATGTTCCGACAAACGCGTGACCAAGATCTTCAATTATTTATCGGGCTTTCGAAGTCGCCAGCGCCAAAGACGAGAGCCGATGTTTCCACGACAGTTCTCATTCCGGCATTCGTAATATCTGAGCTGAAAACAGCGTTTCAGATTGGATTCATTATTTACCTCCCGTTTCTTGTCATAGATATGGTTGTCGCAAGTGTTTTAATGGCCATGGGTATGATGATGTTGCCTCCGGTTGTGGTGTCACTTCCGTTCAAGATCATGTTGTTTGTTTTGGTGGATGGTTGGTCGTTGATCGTCGGATCAATGGTGAAGAGTTTCGGTTAA
- the fliN gene encoding flagellar motor switch protein FliN — MAEEGAAKVVEGLEEVAEHEAKELDAAAERSAAKTKDTNIDMIMDIPLRVTVELGRTKMVVRDLLNLGQGSVIELTKLAGEPMEILVNDKLVAKGECVVVNEKFGVRLTDVISPKERVEQLK, encoded by the coding sequence ATGGCTGAAGAGGGTGCGGCGAAAGTTGTGGAAGGCCTAGAAGAAGTGGCAGAGCACGAAGCAAAAGAACTTGATGCTGCGGCTGAAAGGTCGGCTGCTAAAACAAAAGACACGAACATAGATATGATAATGGACATCCCGCTTCGTGTAACAGTTGAACTGGGCCGCACGAAAATGGTTGTTCGTGATTTGCTGAATCTAGGCCAGGGAAGCGTCATTGAGCTTACCAAACTCGCCGGAGAGCCGATGGAAATTTTGGTAAACGACAAGCTGGTTGCTAAAGGGGAATGCGTCGTCGTCAACGAAAAATTTGGCGTGCGACTGACAGATGTCATTTCGCCTAAAGAGAGAGTTGAGCAGCTAAAATAA
- the fliM gene encoding flagellar motor switch protein FliM: MNQVLSQSEVDALLAAVSEGDSSGGASDDSAGGVTTTPDKGVVVYDLTSQDRIIRGRLPQLDVIYERFMRSFRISLSSALRRIASLNHASTDFLKFGEFINTLPMPTCMSVLRYNGLRGSSLFVIESKLAYALIDNFFGGNDRPYTKIEGKEFTPIELSIVRKVVELAIQDLESAWASVYKIDCSFVRTEVNPQFVGIVPPTDVVIASTFDVELESANGTITLVLPYSTIEPIKQKLSTGFQVESDQTDKRMWASTIKEQLLDTELDILVNLGETNITMKDLMNFKVGDVVPLGQDVSGELQVLVEGVTRFKCYYGVSHGNTAVQLIRKIED; encoded by the coding sequence ATGAATCAGGTTCTCTCGCAGAGCGAAGTAGATGCACTCCTGGCCGCAGTGTCCGAAGGCGACAGCTCCGGCGGCGCCAGTGACGATAGCGCCGGGGGCGTTACCACCACTCCCGATAAGGGAGTCGTCGTATATGATCTTACCAGCCAAGATCGCATCATCCGTGGTCGCCTGCCTCAGCTTGACGTTATCTATGAGCGCTTTATGCGCTCTTTTCGAATTTCACTATCTTCAGCACTAAGAAGAATTGCCAGTTTGAATCATGCCAGCACGGACTTTTTGAAGTTTGGAGAGTTCATCAATACGTTACCAATGCCTACTTGCATGAGCGTATTGAGATACAACGGTTTAAGAGGCTCGTCACTTTTTGTAATAGAAAGCAAATTGGCCTATGCATTAATAGATAACTTCTTTGGTGGAAACGATCGCCCATATACTAAAATTGAAGGCAAGGAGTTCACACCTATTGAACTCTCTATTGTGAGAAAAGTTGTTGAACTTGCCATTCAAGATTTAGAATCTGCTTGGGCCTCTGTTTACAAAATTGACTGCAGCTTTGTGAGGACCGAGGTCAATCCACAGTTTGTGGGTATTGTGCCACCTACAGATGTGGTGATTGCATCGACGTTTGACGTCGAGTTAGAGAGCGCTAATGGAACAATCACCCTGGTTCTTCCATATTCAACTATCGAACCCATAAAGCAAAAACTCTCTACGGGGTTTCAAGTCGAGTCTGACCAAACGGATAAGAGAATGTGGGCTTCGACAATAAAAGAACAATTGCTCGACACAGAGCTAGATATACTTGTGAACCTTGGCGAAACAAACATCACTATGAAGGATCTCATGAATTTCAAAGTAGGGGATGTCGTACCGCTTGGCCAAGATGTAAGTGGTGAGCTCCAGGTGCTGGTAGAGGGTGTTACTCGCTTCAAGTGTTACTACGGGGTAAGTCACGGAAATACTGCAGTTCAATTAATTCGCAAGATAGAGGACTAG
- a CDS encoding flagellar protein FliL → MLAIGGVGVMLFLNKKKEDQKATIDQVIEGEKQAQAEEKESDMDFIGSLVPLETFVVNLAGSRGSKLLKVNMELEISNAEVQEEIEKRKPQIRDMILIMLSTKSFNDLSEREGKDRLREEIAETINSFLSRGKIKRVYFTEFIFN, encoded by the coding sequence ATGCTGGCCATAGGCGGAGTTGGTGTCATGTTATTTTTAAACAAAAAGAAAGAAGACCAAAAAGCGACCATTGATCAGGTGATTGAGGGTGAAAAGCAAGCTCAGGCCGAAGAAAAGGAATCTGATATGGATTTCATCGGCTCTTTGGTTCCGCTTGAAACCTTCGTTGTAAATCTCGCAGGAAGCAGGGGATCAAAGTTACTTAAAGTAAACATGGAGCTTGAAATATCAAACGCCGAGGTCCAAGAAGAGATTGAAAAACGTAAACCACAAATACGCGACATGATTCTTATTATGCTCTCTACAAAGTCCTTCAATGATTTGAGTGAAAGAGAAGGCAAAGATCGACTGCGAGAAGAAATAGCAGAAACGATCAATTCATTCTTAAGCCGTGGAAAAATTAAAAGGGTCTACTTTACGGAGTTCATTTTCAATTAA